Proteins co-encoded in one Aspergillus luchuensis IFO 4308 DNA, chromosome 6, nearly complete sequence genomic window:
- the PUS1_1 gene encoding pseudouridine synthase PUS2 (COG:J;~EggNog:ENOG410PGFR;~InterPro:IPR020103,IPR020095,IPR020097,IPR041708, IPR001406;~PFAM:PF01416;~go_function: GO:0003723 - RNA binding [Evidence IEA];~go_function: GO:0009982 - pseudouridine synthase activity [Evidence IEA];~go_process: GO:0001522 - pseudouridine synthesis [Evidence IEA];~go_process: GO:0009451 - RNA modification [Evidence IEA];~go_process: GO:0031119 - tRNA pseudouridine synthesis [Evidence IEA]) — MPLHIILRRSLAPHLSISGARTSLRIPQARFYSPEYLRSLKARRIPWTITKEDLRKPEAELIEVVRSGIWDDPSGESRNMVDKRARHDAQQEAKRRKIENGEEVRAPVYATQFSQEDIESEQRRPKKKVAVLLGYSGTGYKGMQLSETEKTIEGELFAAFVAAGAISKANATDPKKSSLVRCARTDKGVHAAGNIVSLKLIVEDEDIIQKINEKLSSQIRVWDILVTNKSFSSYQLCDSRIYEYLIPTHCFLPPHPSTYLGKKLVEYAEKEGDMEGYKARQEEVASYWEETDEKYVRPILANTPEDIRKLVEKVLHLNDEDRSAQDDMFQTQDKPASEETTEQPSTEEKPAAAENDEAEEARRRKVFETVKAIKAAYLQAKRAYRIPAQRLARVQEALDKYVGTNNFFNYTIQKTHADPSSKRHIKSFKMAEQPIIINGTEWLSLKVHGQSFMMHQIRKMVAMAAMVVRCGCDPQRIVETYGANKIAIPKAPGLGLLLERPVFDSYNRKTHETGKDPIDFDKHADTINEFKQREIYDRIFREEEETHAFSAFFGHLDHYSQEEFLYVTSGGIPAARLVSVPANGTEEKKSQREALAEVEGAASEDEGAPPNGGEEGG; from the exons ATGCCGCTCCACATTATCCTGCGACGCTCTTTGGCCCCCCATCTGTCAATTTCCGGCGCGCGCACTTCTCTGCGTATCCCCCAAGCGCGATTCTATTCTCCCGAGTACCTACGATCGCTCAAGGCCCGTCGCATCCCATGGACAATAACGAAGGAAGACCTCCGCAAGCCGGAGGCGGAGCTGATCGAGGTCGTAAGAAGCGGAATATGGGACGATCCGAGTGGAG AAAGTCGGAATATGGTAGATAAGAGAGCCCGCCACGATGCTCAGCAGGAAGCGAAACGTCGCAAGATTGAGAATGGAGAGGAGGTCAGGGCTCCTGTGTATGCGACGCAATTCTCTCAGGAGGACATTGAGAGCGAGCAGCGCCgccccaagaagaaggtcgccGTGCTGCTGGGATACTCCGGAACCGGATACAAGGGCATGCAATT GAGCGAGACGGAAAAGACCATCGAAGGAGAGCTCTTTGCGGCGTTCGTGGCGGCCGGCGCCATCTCCAAGGCCAACGCAACCGAcccgaagaagtcatcgTTGGTGCGGTGCGCGCGTACCGACAAGGGTGTCCACGCCGCGGGAAACATTGTTTCCTTGAAGCTGATtgtcgaagacgaagacatcatccagaagatcaaCGAGAAGCTCAGCTCGCAGATTCGCGTATGGGACATCCTCGTCACGAACAAGTCGTTCAGCAGTTATCAGCTGTGCGACTCTCGCATCTACGAATACCTCATCCCAACCCACTGTTTCCTGCCGCCTCACCCCAGCACTTACCTGGGTAAGAAACTCGTCGAGTACGCCGAGAAGGAAGGTGACATGGAGGGATACAAGGCCCGACAGGAAGAGGTAGCGAGCTACTGGGAGGAGACCGACGAGAAGTACGTCCGAcccatcctcgccaacacGCCCGAGGATATCCGCAAGCTCGTTGAGAAGGTTCTCCACCTGAACGATGAGGACCGGTCCGCGCAAGACGACATGTTCCAGACACAAGACAAGCCCGCATCAGAGGAAACCACCGAACAGCCATCTACTGAAGAAAAgcctgccgccgccgaaaacgacgaggccgaagaaGCGCGCCGACGTAAGGTCTTCGAAACCGTCAAGGCCATTAAAGCCGCCTACCTCCAGGCGAAGAGGGCCTACCGGATCCCGGCCCAACGCCTGGCCCGCGTGCAAGAAGCCCTGGACAAGTACGTCGGAACGAATAACTTCttcaactacaccatccaaAAAACCCACGCCGACCCATCCTCGAAACGTCACATCAAGTCCTTCAAAATGGCCGAAcagcccatcatcatcaacggcaCGGAATGGCTCAGCCTCAAGGTCCACGGCCAAAGTTTCATGATGCACCAGATTCGCAAGATGGTCGCCATGGCTGCCATGGTCGTGCGCTGCGGCTGTGATCCCCAGCGCATTGTCGAGACCTACGGTGCCAATAAGATCGCTATCCCTAAGGCGCCTGGTCTGGGCTTGCTTCTGGAACGGCCCGTCTTCGACTCGTATAATCGCAAGACTCATGAGACGGGCAAAGACCCTATCGACTTTGACAAGCATGCTGATACTATCAATGAGTTCAAGCAGCGTGAGATCTACGATCGGATCTTccgtgaagaggaagaaactCATGC tttctctgctttcttcGGTCACCTGGACCACTACTCGCAAGAGGAGTTCCTCTACGTCACATCTGGTGGTATTCCGGCTGCCAGGCTGGTCTCGGTGCCTGCTAACGgcacggaggagaagaagtcgcaGCGCGAGGCGTTGGCAGAGGTAGAGGGTGCTGcgtcggaggatgagggtgctCCCCCGAAcggaggcgaagaggggggtTAG
- a CDS encoding uncharacterized protein (COG:U;~EggNog:ENOG410PY0X;~TransMembrane:2 (i128-151o157-183i)) produces MTATREIRSSFRYIPSRRPSPTSHRLTVHSEQWSSSFDKLIVPLCSDESLTVVLRLEQINKFIERADGFREKSEQINKDFDNLVNDFISFKAQFGQWGKDKQGELRQDIEDLLADISDLNDKLAQLRIWLLALGVGPGSGLAAAGIGLALSGPVAPFILIGGLIFAGATAAAVAGIAISMGIIQNEIDGRNQQIKDKNAEIDAIDQARTGLETLGDEQFTVFQQNVKVIQTYWNAVQADAVEIKGWLQDGANLASAPTYMQDSLNEAVSIYASLGKYMDAYAKGISI; encoded by the exons atGACTGCTACGCGAGAGATTCGCTCTTCTTTCAGGTACATACCGTCTCGCCGCCCTTCTCCAACCAGTCATAGATTGACTGTGCATTCTGAACAGTGGAGCTCCA GCTTCGATAAGCTTATTGTCCCGCTATGTTCTGATGAGAGTCTAACCGTGGTACTACGATTGGAACAAATCAACAAGTTCATTGAG AGGGCAGATGGATTCAGGGAGAAGAGCGAACAGATTAATAAGGATTTCGATAATCTAGTCAACGATTTCATCTCGTTCAAAGCTCAGTTCGGTCAGTGGGGTAAGGATAAGCAGGGGGAACTGAGACAGGATATAGAGGACTTACTCGCAGACATCAGCGATCTGAATGACAAGTTGGCCCAGCTCCGTATATGGCTATTGGCACTCGGTGTTGGCCCGGGATCCGGGCTGGCAGCAGCTGGTATTGGACTTGCCTTGTCGGGGCCTGTTGCTCCATTTATCTTG ATCGGTGGTCTTATTTTCGCCGGAGCCACGGCTGCTGCAGTGGCCGGCATCGCCATTTCAATGGGCA TAATACAAAATGAGATTGATGGGAGAAACCAGCAGATCAAGGATAAAAATGCCGAGATCGATGCTATTGATCAAGCTCGAACTGGCTTGGAGACCTTGGGCGATGAGCAGTTCACTGTGTTCCAGCAGAACGTCAAGGTCATCCAAACCTACTGGAACGCAGTGCAGGCCGATGCAGTAGAGATCAAAGGTTGGCTGCAAGACGGAGCTAATCTGGCG AGTGCACCCACCTATATGCAGGATTCGCTCAACGAGGCCGTGTCTATTT ACGCATCTTTGGGCAAGTATATGGATGCATATGCAAAGGGAATCTCAATTTGA
- a CDS encoding uncharacterized protein (COG:L;~EggNog:ENOG410Q051), giving the protein MLNLQSKSRRHWVQFLIEKVRAPGFTVAEYTEDISPHELNVVLYIYGDQIDKLLNDRAFNGERSGSDDSRHQWGRCGKCNANSVIIDFPKSLVRFQGTYSVPFESTRGTCPTSKKKRGVYAGKSMVVQPCMGCLLPITYSHHIPDDTLLQLEPIPVVASETNCFGSLPGTLVTSDNGQLPYTNLGECPIRLEQGQLIAYISSPGAVAATPTVVYVAQVADNANISAKRKEGDDDVDLNRIKIPIAIPEFDATLLTEADVSNAWGEEYACQVHAVLDKHSPLFHPELGRFTGKKMGIPFHDKRDIKGLKQNPYSLTYRDRAAMDGVLDPLHQTGQVEKVPLDRPSPVSSSVFVV; this is encoded by the coding sequence ATGTTAAACTTACAATCAAAGTCCCGCAGACATTGGGTCCAATTTCTAATTGAAAAGGTGAGAGCGCCAGGGTTTACGGTGGCTGAATACACTGAAGATATCTCGCCACATGAGTTGAACGTGGTACTCTACATCTACGGCGATCAGATTGACAAGTTACTGAACGACAGAGCTTTCAATGGCGAACGGTCTGGGAGTGATGATTCTCGACATCAATGGGGCCGTTGTGGAAAGTGCAACGCGAACAGCGTCATTATTGATTTTCCTAAGTCCCTTGTCCGATTTCAGGGCACGTATTCCGTCCCGTTTGAATCGACCCGGGGAACGTGTCCtacgtcgaagaagaagcgcggAGTCTACGCCGGAAAAAGCATGGTCGTTCAACCGTGCATGGGTTGCTTACTACCTATAACATACTCTCACCATATACCAGACGACACCTTACTACAACTCGAGCCGATACCGGTCGTGGCATCGGAGACTAACTGTTTCGGCAGCCTCCCCGGCACGCTCGTCACGAGCGATAACGGACAGTTACCCTATACAAACCTAGGCGAATGCCCGATCAGGTTGGAACAGGGACAACTGATTGCATACATATCCAGCCCCggcgccgtcgccgccacGCCCACCGTCGTGTACGTCGCGCAGGTGGCAGACAACGCAAACATATCTGccaaaagaaaggaaggcgACGACGACGTGGATCTAAACAGAATAAAGATCCCTATAGCAATTCCTGAGTTCGACGCTACCCTATTAACGGAAGCCGACGTGTCAAACGCGTGGGGTGAGGAATATGCCTGCCAAGTACACGCGGTGTTAGACAAGCATTCACCACTCTTCCATCCGGAGCTGGGACGTTTCACAGGGAAAAAGATGGGGATACCATTCCATGACAAACGTGATATCAAAGGCCTCAAGCAAAATCCTTATTCGCTGACGTACCGTGATCGTGCAGCAATGGACGGTGTTCTTGATCCGTTGCATCAGACAGGGCAGGTCGAAAAGGTTCCGCTTGATCGACCATCCCCTGTATCCTCTTCTGTGTTCGTTGTTTAG